From a region of the Pristis pectinata isolate sPriPec2 chromosome 2, sPriPec2.1.pri, whole genome shotgun sequence genome:
- the LOC127567364 gene encoding ethanolamine-phosphate phospho-lyase-like gives MGSELFCKQRTLELRQRHIGPSCKVFFSKDPLKIIRAQGQYMYDENNKKYLDCINNVAHVGHCHPAVVQAAVKQMELLNTNSRFLHDNLVQYAKQLTETLPPQLSVCYFVNSGSEANDLALRLARQYTGHYDIITLNHAYHGHVTSLIDISPYKFHELHAEGQKEFVHVAPPPDVYRGKYREDHPDPASAYADEVNVLIQEATKRGRKMAAFIAESMQSCGGQIIPPPGYFQKVAQYVHNVGGVFIADEVQVGFGRVGKHFWAFQLQGEDFVPDIVTMGKPIGNGHPMSCVVTTKEIAEAFGASGLEYFNTFGGNPVSCAIGLAVLNVIEEEDLRGNATRVGNYLTDLLREQQAKHQLIGDVRGAGLFIGVDLVKDCRKRIPAKAEAQHIIYRLKEQGILLSADGPHRNVLKFKPPMCFTMEDAKFVVEKIDEILSDLERETSATIPNGESKPVENGVSLALGSSKRKIPPANVPEISHRCINEQDASKTLPPEENPDGDGCHFKRTVCGENPSSCHSKQDTVSGKGLRHDLPTSLF, from the exons ATGGGTTCCGAGCTGTTCTGTAAGCAGCGGacgctggagctgaggcagcggCACATCGG ACCATCATGCAAGGTGTTCTTTTCGAAGGACCCACTCAAGATAATCCGTGCCCAGGGCCAGTACATGTATGATGAGAATAACAAGAAGTATCTGGACTGCATTAACAACGTAGCTCATG TGGGACATTGCCATCCAGCTGTGGTGCAAGCTGCTGTCAAGCAGATGGAACTGCTGAACACTAACTCACGATTTCTACATGACAATCTGGTACAGTACGCCAAGCAGCTCACTGAGACGCTCCCACCTCAACTATCTGTTTGCTACTTTGTCAATTCAGG CTCTGAAGCTAACGACCTTGCTCTTCGATTGGCTCGCCAGTATACTGGTCACTATGATATCATCACCCTCAACCA TGCTTACCATGGACATGTAACATCTTTGATTGACATCAGTCCCTACAAGTTCCATGAACTTCATGCAGAAGGTCAGAAGGAGTTTGTGCATGTT GCACCACCTCCAGATGTTTACAGAGGAAAGTACAGAGAGGACCATCCTGATCCAGCCTCAGCCTATGCAGATGAAGTAAATGTATTGATTCAAGAGGCCACGAAGAGAGGCCGCAAG ATGGCTGCATTTATTGCTGAATCCATGCAGAGTTGCGGAGGTCAGATAATCCCACCACCTGGCTACTTCCAAAAAGTGGCACA ATACGTGCATAATGTAGGGGGAGTGTTCATAGCTGATGAAGTCCAGGTCGGCTTTGGCCGAGTTGGGAAACATTTCTGGGCCTTCCAGTTGCAAGGAGAGGACTTTGTTCCAGACATTGTCACCATGGGCAAACCCATCGGAAATGGCCATCCCATGTCCTGCGTGGTTACGaccaaagaaattgcagaggcatttggagcatctggacttgAATATTTTAACACA TTTGGAGGTAACCCAGTCTCATGTGCTATCGGGCTGGCAGTTCTGAACGTTATTGAGGAGGAGGATCTGCGTGGCAATGCGACAAGAGTAGGAAATTACCTGACAGATTTACTGAGGGAACAGCAAGCCAAACATCAACTTATTGGGGATGTGAG AGGTGCAGGTTTGTTTATTGGAGTTGACTTGGTTAAAGACTGTAGGAAGAGAATACCAGCCAAGGCAGAAGCACAGCACATAATCTACAG ACTGAAGGAACAGGGTATATTATTGAGTGCTGATGGACCTCATCGGAATGTTCTGAAATTCAAACCACCAATGTGTTTCACTATGGAGGATGCCAAGTTTGTCGTGGAGAAAATAGATGAAATTCTCTCAG ATCTTGAGAGAGAGACCAGTGCAACAATTCCAAATGGGGAGTCAAAGCCAGTGGAAAATGGTGTCTCCTTGGCACTTGGGAGCAGCAAGAGAAAG ATTCCTCCTGCCAATGTTCCTGAGATAAGCCATAGATGCATAAATGAGCAGGACGCAAGCAAGACCTTACCACCTGAAGAGAATCCAGATGGAGATGGTTGCCATTTTAAGAGAACTGTTTGTGGGGAAAATCCAAGTTCCTGTCACAGCAAACAGGACACTGTGTCAGGCAAAGGTTTAAGACATGATCTGCCTACCTCTCTGTTTTAA